Proteins co-encoded in one Streptomyces sp. NBC_01283 genomic window:
- a CDS encoding LysE family translocator — protein MMSIDRILAFAAMSFLLIVVPGPSVLFVIGRALAQGRRAALTSVVGNTIGAYVLVVAVALGVGSVVERSVVVFTALKLLGAAYLVYLGVKAVRQRGSLHAAFSGEGPARGGLRTLWEGFAVGVANPKTIVFFAAVLPQFVDREQGHVALQMLVLGLVFNAIAVASDSVWGLVAATARGWFASAPRRLSMIGGVGGLTMIGLGVGVAATGRKD, from the coding sequence ATGATGTCCATCGATCGGATACTCGCCTTCGCGGCCATGTCGTTCCTGCTCATCGTGGTCCCCGGGCCCAGCGTCCTGTTCGTGATCGGGCGGGCGCTGGCGCAGGGGCGCCGGGCCGCGCTGACCTCGGTGGTGGGGAACACGATCGGCGCGTACGTGCTCGTCGTGGCCGTCGCGCTCGGGGTCGGGTCCGTCGTCGAGCGCTCGGTCGTCGTCTTCACGGCGCTGAAGCTCCTCGGCGCCGCCTACCTGGTGTACCTGGGGGTCAAGGCGGTGCGCCAACGCGGCTCCCTGCACGCCGCGTTCAGCGGTGAAGGACCCGCCCGCGGTGGCCTGCGTACGTTGTGGGAGGGGTTCGCCGTCGGTGTGGCCAACCCCAAGACCATCGTCTTCTTCGCCGCCGTGCTGCCGCAGTTCGTGGACCGCGAGCAGGGGCACGTCGCGCTGCAGATGCTGGTGCTCGGCCTCGTGTTCAACGCCATCGCCGTGGCATCCGACAGCGTGTGGGGCCTGGTCGCGGCCACCGCGCGCGGCTGGTTCGCGAGCGCGCCGCGGCGGCTCTCGATGATCGGCGGCGTCGGCGGGCTCACCATGATCGGGCTCGGCGTCGGT
- a CDS encoding antibiotic biosynthesis monooxygenase — protein sequence MSIVKINVLTVPAEQRETLEKRFASRAGAVENSDGFEWFELLRPIEGTDDYLVYTRWRDEESFKAWMEGPMKAAHQGGGAAGGERPKPASSSAAVWSFEVVQQASPKS from the coding sequence ATGAGCATCGTCAAGATCAACGTGTTGACCGTCCCGGCCGAGCAGCGGGAAACCCTTGAGAAGCGCTTCGCGTCCCGCGCAGGCGCCGTGGAGAACTCCGACGGCTTCGAGTGGTTCGAGCTGCTGCGCCCCATCGAAGGGACCGACGACTACCTCGTGTACACGCGCTGGCGTGACGAGGAGTCCTTCAAGGCGTGGATGGAGGGTCCGATGAAGGCCGCGCACCAGGGCGGTGGCGCGGCCGGCGGGGAGCGGCCCAAGCCTGCGTCGAGCAGCGCCGCGGTGTGGTCCTTCGAGGTCGTGCAGCAGGCCTCGCCCAAGAGCTAG
- a CDS encoding DUF1992 domain-containing protein, with the protein MTERKPPGVDFESWIDKQIREAEERGDFATRPGRGKPLPEGLDTASYDEQWWVKQKMVREGLSHLPPTLALRKEAEDVLAAAPEAPSEQAARRLVTDLDAKIRESLRMPPPGPPLGLKPFDVDEVAQTWRDRHADRS; encoded by the coding sequence ATGACCGAACGGAAGCCACCTGGGGTCGACTTCGAGTCCTGGATCGACAAGCAGATCCGTGAGGCGGAGGAGCGCGGCGACTTCGCCACGCGGCCGGGCCGCGGCAAGCCGCTCCCGGAGGGCCTCGACACCGCCTCGTACGACGAGCAGTGGTGGGTGAAGCAGAAGATGGTCAGGGAGGGCCTGTCCCACCTCCCGCCGACGCTCGCCCTGCGCAAGGAGGCCGAGGACGTCCTGGCCGCGGCCCCCGAAGCCCCGTCCGAGCAGGCCGCCCGCCGACTGGTGACGGACCTCGACGCCAAGATCCGCGAGTCCCTGCGCATGCCGCCCCCGGGCCCGCCCCTGGGCCTGAAGCCCTTCGACGTGGACGAGGTGGCCCAGACATGGCGCGACCGCCACGCGGACAGGAGCTAG